Proteins encoded by one window of Dyella humicola:
- the hpnJ gene encoding hopanoid biosynthesis associated radical SAM protein HpnJ, which translates to MKTLFLQAPSFDGFDGGAGSRYQCRREVKSFWYPTWLVQPAALVPDSRVLDAPVEELSVEATLDIAAEYPLVIIHTSTPSFPTDVRFSELLKARKPDIVIGMIGAKVAVDPDGSLQASAAIDFVAREEFDYTCKEVAEGRPFSEINGISYKLADGSIQHNTARATIENMDDLPFVAPVYKRDLKIDGYYIGYLLHPYVSIYTGRGCRSKCTFCLWPQTVGGHRYRVRSVANVLAETQWIKDNMPEVRELMFDDDTFTDSANMERVHEIARGLRAQGWTWSCNAKANVSYESLKIMKDNGLRFLLVGYESGDDQILHNIKKGLRTDIARKFTENCRKLGIKVHGTFILGLPGETKETIAKTIEYAKEINPNTIQVSLAAPYPGTSLYKQAIENGWLEATKAVNLVDNRGVQIAQISYPHLSTEEIFHGVETFYRSFYFRPSKIWEIVKEMAGSWEMTKRRLREGVEFFRFLHAHEA; encoded by the coding sequence ATGAAGACGCTATTTCTGCAAGCCCCGTCCTTTGACGGATTCGATGGTGGTGCGGGCTCCCGCTACCAATGCAGGCGCGAGGTCAAGAGTTTCTGGTACCCCACCTGGCTGGTTCAACCGGCCGCCCTGGTGCCGGACTCACGCGTACTCGATGCTCCGGTGGAAGAGCTATCCGTCGAGGCGACGCTGGACATCGCAGCGGAATACCCGCTGGTGATCATCCACACCAGCACGCCGTCCTTTCCTACCGACGTGAGATTTTCCGAACTGCTCAAGGCGCGCAAGCCGGACATCGTGATCGGCATGATCGGCGCCAAGGTGGCGGTCGACCCGGATGGGTCGTTGCAGGCGTCAGCGGCCATCGACTTCGTGGCTCGCGAGGAATTCGACTACACCTGCAAGGAAGTCGCCGAGGGACGCCCCTTCAGCGAGATCAACGGCATCAGCTACAAGCTTGCCGACGGCAGCATCCAGCACAACACGGCGCGGGCCACCATCGAGAACATGGATGACCTGCCATTCGTGGCACCCGTCTACAAGCGTGACCTGAAGATTGATGGTTACTACATCGGATACCTGCTGCACCCTTACGTGTCGATCTACACCGGTCGTGGCTGCCGCTCGAAATGCACGTTCTGCCTGTGGCCGCAGACCGTCGGCGGGCATCGTTACCGCGTGCGCTCGGTCGCCAACGTGCTGGCCGAGACGCAGTGGATCAAGGACAACATGCCCGAGGTCCGCGAGCTGATGTTCGACGACGATACGTTTACCGACAGCGCCAATATGGAACGCGTGCACGAGATCGCACGTGGGCTGCGTGCGCAGGGTTGGACCTGGAGCTGCAATGCCAAGGCGAACGTGTCCTACGAGTCGCTGAAGATCATGAAGGACAACGGCCTGCGCTTCCTGTTGGTGGGCTATGAGTCGGGCGACGACCAGATCCTGCACAACATCAAGAAGGGACTGCGCACGGATATCGCGCGCAAGTTCACCGAGAACTGCCGCAAACTGGGTATCAAGGTGCACGGCACCTTTATCCTTGGTCTTCCGGGCGAAACCAAGGAAACCATCGCCAAGACGATCGAATACGCCAAGGAAATCAACCCGAACACCATCCAGGTGTCGCTGGCCGCGCCGTACCCTGGCACGAGCCTATACAAGCAAGCCATCGAGAACGGCTGGCTCGAGGCCACCAAGGCGGTCAACCTGGTCGACAACAGGGGCGTGCAGATCGCGCAGATCAGTTATCCGCACCTGTCGACGGAAGAAATCTTCCATGGCGTGGAGACGTTTTATCGAAGCTTCTACTTCCGACCTTCGAAGATCTGGGAGATCGTCAAGGAAATGGCGGGCAGCTGGGAGATGACCAAGCGACGATTGCGCGAAGGAGTGGAATTCTTCCGCTTCCTGCATGCGCACGAGGCCTGA
- a CDS encoding glycosyltransferase, with translation MFMLACALVPALMWLGLLLVPWRPWSTREHLEADPFAGQAFDLSDVTVLIPARNEGDVLGLTLAALQSQGTGLHVIVVDDQSTDDTASIAAAFPRTRVISGQPLPEGWAGKLWALEQGSKQVHTALTLLLDADIQLQPGMLATLVAHKRREQRQLVSLMADLRRTSFWDRLLLPVFVYYFKLLYPFALSNAKSRFVAAAAGGCILVDTEVLRRISAFASLRDALIDDCTLARQVKQAGYRIWLGLSRDVVSLRPYGSLASIHQMVARSAFTQLGYSTTLLLAVTAVFALAYGAPLALLGAPQVWPLALTAWLAMTVSYLPMLRYYRMSPLWALLLPLSATLYLAMTWSSAIRFWRGVRSHWKGRVYNA, from the coding sequence ATGTTCATGCTTGCGTGTGCGCTCGTGCCCGCCTTGATGTGGCTGGGTCTGTTGCTGGTGCCGTGGCGGCCCTGGAGCACGCGCGAACATCTCGAGGCCGATCCCTTCGCGGGCCAGGCCTTCGATCTTAGCGACGTAACCGTGCTGATTCCGGCGCGTAACGAGGGTGACGTGCTTGGCCTCACCCTCGCTGCTTTGCAATCGCAGGGGACGGGGCTTCACGTCATCGTGGTCGACGACCAGTCCACGGATGACACGGCCAGCATCGCTGCGGCATTCCCGCGTACCCGCGTGATCAGCGGCCAGCCTTTGCCTGAAGGGTGGGCCGGCAAGCTATGGGCATTGGAGCAGGGCAGCAAGCAGGTGCACACGGCGCTGACCTTGTTGCTGGACGCCGATATCCAGTTGCAGCCGGGCATGCTGGCCACCCTGGTGGCGCACAAGCGCCGCGAGCAACGTCAGTTGGTGTCGCTGATGGCCGACCTTCGGCGTACCAGCTTCTGGGATCGCCTGTTGCTGCCCGTCTTCGTCTACTACTTCAAGCTGCTCTATCCGTTTGCGTTGTCCAACGCGAAGAGTCGTTTCGTGGCGGCGGCGGCGGGTGGCTGCATCCTGGTGGATACCGAGGTGCTGCGGCGTATCAGTGCGTTTGCCAGCCTGCGTGATGCCTTGATTGACGATTGCACCTTGGCGCGTCAGGTCAAGCAGGCGGGCTATCGCATCTGGCTTGGGCTGAGCCGTGATGTGGTGAGTCTGCGCCCTTACGGGAGTTTGGCGTCCATCCATCAGATGGTGGCCCGATCGGCGTTCACCCAGCTCGGCTATTCCACCACGCTGTTGCTGGCGGTGACAGCAGTCTTTGCCCTGGCCTACGGTGCGCCGCTGGCCTTGCTCGGTGCGCCGCAGGTCTGGCCGCTGGCTTTGACCGCGTGGCTGGCCATGACCGTGAGCTACCTGCCGATGCTCCGCTACTACCGGATGTCCCCGCTGTGGGCACTGCTGCTGCCGCTCAGCGCGACCCTCTATCTCGCCATGACCTGGAGTTCGGCCATCCGTTTCTGGCGCGGCGTGCGCTCGCACTGGAAAGGGCGCGTCTACAACGCCTGA
- a CDS encoding cryptochrome/photolyase family protein, with amino-acid sequence MTTAIVWFRRDLRLADHPALSAACDAHDRVLPLYIHAPEEEGDWMPGGASQWWLHHSLAALQAQLGERGMSLHIRQGDSLAVLQQLLAQTGATSVYWNRLYEPAAIARDRGIKAALREHGVQAQSFNAALWCEPWQIETKQQGPYRVFTPFWRSLRTELGIPQPLPVPSALRGVEAVGGAPLEALRLLPRIPWDRGLSEAWRPGELGAQELLEIFVDDAIADYPQARDLPSRHGTSRLSPHLHFGEISPRQIHHQLADRIAATDARRRPDIEPYLRELGWREFAHHLLYHFPDTPTANFNARFDGFSWAAEDGAWLERWQRGRTGIPLVDAGMRELWHTGWMHNRVRMIVASFLCKNLRQHWRHGARWFWDTLVDADLANNTLGWQWVAGSGADAAPYFRVFNPVTQAQKFDAQGHYLRRWLPELASAALPLLYEPWKDAALLRRSGYPAPMVDLGATRVAALDAYRSMRGD; translated from the coding sequence ATGACCACCGCCATCGTCTGGTTCCGCCGCGATCTGCGCCTCGCCGACCATCCTGCCCTGAGCGCCGCCTGCGACGCGCACGATCGGGTGTTGCCGCTGTATATCCATGCGCCAGAGGAAGAGGGCGACTGGATGCCCGGCGGCGCCAGCCAATGGTGGCTGCATCACTCGTTGGCCGCTTTGCAGGCGCAACTCGGTGAGCGGGGCATGTCGCTACATATCAGACAAGGCGACAGCCTTGCCGTGCTCCAGCAGCTGCTCGCGCAAACCGGCGCCACGTCGGTGTATTGGAATCGGCTTTATGAGCCGGCCGCCATCGCGCGGGATCGTGGCATCAAGGCGGCACTGCGTGAGCATGGTGTGCAGGCGCAAAGCTTCAACGCCGCGCTCTGGTGCGAGCCCTGGCAGATCGAAACCAAGCAGCAGGGGCCGTATCGCGTATTTACGCCCTTCTGGCGAAGCTTGCGCACTGAGTTGGGCATCCCCCAGCCCTTGCCGGTGCCATCAGCCTTGCGTGGTGTGGAGGCGGTAGGCGGCGCGCCGTTGGAAGCGTTGCGCTTATTGCCCCGGATCCCCTGGGACCGTGGCCTCAGCGAAGCGTGGCGGCCGGGCGAGTTGGGCGCACAGGAACTACTGGAGATCTTTGTCGACGATGCCATCGCCGACTATCCGCAGGCGCGGGATCTGCCGTCGCGTCATGGCACGTCGCGGTTGTCGCCACATCTGCATTTTGGCGAGATCTCGCCGCGGCAAATTCATCACCAGTTGGCGGATCGGATCGCCGCTACGGATGCCCGACGCCGTCCGGATATCGAGCCCTATCTACGCGAACTGGGCTGGCGCGAATTCGCGCATCATCTGCTTTACCACTTTCCCGACACACCGACGGCGAACTTCAATGCGCGCTTCGATGGTTTCAGCTGGGCGGCGGAGGACGGTGCATGGCTTGAGCGCTGGCAGCGCGGCCGCACCGGCATTCCCCTGGTAGACGCTGGCATGCGCGAGCTCTGGCATACCGGCTGGATGCATAACCGCGTGCGCATGATCGTCGCCAGCTTCCTGTGCAAAAACCTTCGGCAGCATTGGCGTCACGGTGCCCGTTGGTTCTGGGACACCCTGGTGGACGCTGATCTGGCCAACAACACGCTGGGATGGCAGTGGGTGGCCGGAAGCGGCGCGGACGCCGCTCCGTACTTTCGCGTGTTCAACCCGGTGACCCAGGCGCAGAAGTTCGACGCCCAGGGGCACTATCTGCGCCGATGGCTGCCCGAGCTTGCATCGGCCGCGCTGCCCCTGCTGTACGAGCCATGGAAGGACGCAGCCCTGCTCAGGCGCAGCGGCTATCCCGCGCCGATGGTGGACTTGGGCGCCACGCGAGTTGCTGCACTTGATGCCTATCGCTCCATGCGCGGCGACTAG
- the hpnK gene encoding hopanoid biosynthesis-associated protein HpnK, which produces MNVVLAPARPRLIVTADDFGLHEAVNEAVERGYREGVLRAASLMVTAPAVADAVARARRSPGLAVGLHLVLADGPSALPPARIPDLVDARGNFGNAMARDGLRFFFLPGVRRQLAAEIRAQFEAFAATGLPLDHVNAHKHFHLHPTVLSLMLSIGRDYGLRAVRLPAEPGMGPWLQPWLALMRRRLRRAGVLCNDHVFGIRHSGGMDESALLDVLQRLPEGLSELYLHPAMHGELTSSMADYRHADELAALLSPRVQRAIAERCLLCHGFGDPAAA; this is translated from the coding sequence ATGAATGTCGTGCTGGCGCCTGCTCGACCGCGTCTGATCGTGACGGCCGATGATTTCGGCCTGCACGAAGCGGTGAACGAGGCAGTCGAGCGCGGCTATCGTGAGGGCGTACTGCGCGCCGCCAGCCTGATGGTGACGGCGCCCGCGGTGGCCGACGCCGTAGCGCGTGCCCGCCGCTCGCCCGGCCTCGCCGTGGGTTTGCATCTGGTGTTGGCGGATGGCCCATCCGCCTTGCCACCAGCGCGCATCCCTGACCTGGTCGACGCCCGCGGCAATTTCGGCAACGCCATGGCGCGCGATGGCCTCCGCTTCTTCTTCCTGCCGGGCGTGCGACGCCAACTGGCGGCCGAGATTCGCGCACAATTCGAGGCCTTCGCCGCCACCGGCCTGCCCCTGGACCACGTCAATGCGCACAAGCATTTCCACCTGCATCCCACCGTGCTGTCTCTGATGCTCTCCATCGGCCGCGACTACGGCTTGCGTGCGGTGCGCTTGCCGGCCGAGCCAGGCATGGGGCCGTGGCTGCAACCGTGGCTGGCGCTGATGCGCCGACGCCTGCGGCGGGCAGGCGTGCTTTGCAACGATCATGTGTTCGGTATCCGGCACAGTGGTGGCATGGACGAAAGTGCGCTGCTGGATGTGCTTCAGCGCTTGCCGGAGGGTCTGTCGGAGCTTTATTTGCATCCAGCCATGCACGGCGAACTGACTTCAAGCATGGCCGACTACCGTCACGCGGATGAGTTGGCCGCACTACTATCCCCACGTGTGCAACGCGCCATCGCGGAACGTTGTCTTTTGTGTCATGGCTTTGGCGATCCGGCGGCTGCATGA
- the hpnI gene encoding bacteriohopanetetrol glucosamine biosynthesis glycosyltransferase HpnI: MPTLPVTDMLLLWIGTGLNLAAAGYACASLWAWFRCSRAQARQRTDRAIHPVSVFKPLHGPEPRLYENLRSFCLQDHANYQLLFGVREADDAAIAVVERLIAEFPALTIRLVVEPRVHGANLKVSNLINLVPHAEHDWLVLADSDISVPLDYLSRVTAPLADPGVGIITCLYHGVAEGGFWSRLGCLFIDDWFAPSARLAHAFGSTRFAFGSTIALRRETLDAIGGFEILCDTLADDFWLGELSRREGLRTVLSDLVVGTEVSETSFHALWTHELRWLRTIRAIAPVGFAMTFVCFTWPVLALGLVLAPTLPNGLLALAGAGARVMRYVAQRRGEARPSPWHDIGLTPYRDVLLLFEWAMALTRWRVEWRGRVLHARNHAPTRYS, from the coding sequence ATGCCGACCCTGCCCGTTACCGACATGCTTCTACTCTGGATCGGCACCGGCCTCAATCTGGCGGCAGCAGGTTACGCCTGCGCCAGCCTATGGGCGTGGTTTCGCTGCAGCCGCGCGCAGGCAAGGCAACGGACAGACCGCGCTATCCACCCGGTCAGCGTATTCAAGCCCCTGCACGGCCCCGAGCCACGCCTCTACGAAAACCTGCGCAGCTTCTGCCTGCAAGACCACGCCAACTATCAGCTGCTGTTCGGCGTGCGCGAAGCGGATGATGCGGCCATCGCCGTGGTCGAGCGACTGATAGCGGAATTCCCTGCCTTGACTATCCGCCTGGTGGTCGAACCACGCGTCCACGGCGCCAACCTCAAAGTCAGCAACCTGATCAATCTGGTGCCTCACGCGGAGCACGACTGGCTGGTACTGGCCGATAGCGACATCAGCGTGCCATTGGATTATCTGTCACGGGTGACGGCTCCGCTGGCCGATCCGGGCGTGGGCATCATCACCTGCCTTTACCATGGCGTCGCCGAAGGCGGGTTCTGGTCCCGGCTGGGCTGTCTGTTCATCGATGACTGGTTCGCACCGTCGGCAAGGCTTGCCCATGCCTTTGGCTCCACCCGCTTTGCCTTCGGCTCCACCATCGCCTTGCGCCGCGAGACCCTGGACGCCATCGGTGGATTCGAGATTTTATGCGACACACTGGCAGACGACTTCTGGCTGGGCGAGTTGAGCCGTCGTGAGGGACTGCGCACGGTGTTGTCCGACCTGGTGGTGGGCACCGAGGTCAGCGAGACGAGCTTTCACGCGCTGTGGACACATGAGCTGCGCTGGCTGCGCACGATCCGTGCGATCGCCCCCGTCGGTTTCGCCATGACCTTCGTGTGCTTCACCTGGCCCGTGCTGGCGCTCGGCCTGGTCCTGGCGCCTACCCTGCCGAATGGGTTGTTGGCGCTGGCAGGCGCTGGCGCAAGGGTCATGCGCTATGTTGCGCAACGGCGTGGCGAGGCACGACCTTCACCTTGGCACGACATCGGGTTGACCCCATACCGTGACGTGCTGCTACTGTTCGAATGGGCGATGGCACTCACCCGCTGGCGGGTCGAGTGGCGCGGACGCGTATTGCATGCTCGCAATCATGCGCCCACGCGGTATTCTTGA
- the idi gene encoding isopentenyl-diphosphate Delta-isomerase, translating to MKTKSEFRPLGERGSTLTNRELDYYEGQSSSSVVSFHDEPLVLVDERDQVMGFLDKASAHSGQGILHRAFSLFIFNPQGELLLQQRAQGKRLWPGFWSNTCCSHPRRGEAMETAIHRRLAEELGMQCELAFQFKFQYQAQFDDEGAEHELCWVYVGHSDALPVVNVNEISGLRHVSPAALDEEIAAQPQIFTPWFKIEWERLRREYPHAMAPPALLPS from the coding sequence GTGAAGACCAAATCCGAGTTCCGTCCGCTGGGTGAGAGAGGGTCGACCTTGACTAACCGAGAGTTGGATTACTACGAAGGGCAGTCGTCGAGCAGTGTCGTGTCCTTTCATGACGAGCCGCTGGTTCTGGTGGATGAGCGCGACCAGGTGATGGGATTCCTCGACAAGGCTTCCGCGCATAGCGGACAAGGCATCTTGCATCGGGCTTTCTCGCTGTTCATCTTCAATCCCCAGGGTGAGTTGCTGCTGCAGCAGCGCGCTCAGGGCAAGCGTTTATGGCCGGGCTTCTGGTCCAACACGTGCTGCAGTCATCCGCGGCGTGGCGAGGCCATGGAAACGGCGATTCATCGGCGACTCGCTGAAGAGCTCGGCATGCAGTGCGAGCTGGCCTTCCAGTTCAAGTTCCAGTATCAGGCGCAGTTCGATGACGAAGGCGCCGAGCATGAGTTGTGCTGGGTTTATGTAGGGCACAGCGATGCCTTGCCTGTCGTCAACGTGAACGAGATTTCCGGATTGCGCCATGTGTCGCCAGCGGCGCTGGACGAGGAAATAGCGGCGCAGCCGCAGATTTTCACGCCCTGGTTCAAGATCGAATGGGAGCGCCTGCGTAGGGAGTATCCTCACGCCATGGCGCCACCAGCGCTGCTTCCGTCCTGA
- the hpnH gene encoding adenosyl-hopene transferase HpnH, which translates to MGIPLIQQVKIASYIVGKKLSGQSRYPLAMMLEPLFQCNLACAGCGKIDHPKDILQKRMSVEDALSAVDECDAPVVSIPGGEPLIHKDLPQIVQGIIAREKFVYLCTNAILLPKHIDEYTPSPYFTWSIHLDGLEKRHDASVCMDGVFDKAVTAIKLALSRGFRVTINCTLFNNEPTEEIADFFDFAMSLGIEGITVSPGYSYQHAPRQDVFLGRTESKQLFRDIFRLGKERKSKWVFNQSSMFLDFIAGNQSYQCTPWSNPTYNIFGWQKPCYLLVDEGYAKTYKELMEDTEWDKYGVGINPKCDNCMAHCGFEGSAVNDTFAHPLRAARVATFGPRTDGAMAPDLPVMYGERADATAVHIPISAIQRRSATPGVDAGH; encoded by the coding sequence TTGGGCATTCCTCTTATTCAGCAGGTCAAGATCGCCAGCTACATCGTCGGCAAGAAACTCAGCGGCCAGTCGCGTTATCCGCTGGCGATGATGTTGGAGCCATTATTCCAGTGCAATCTGGCCTGCGCGGGTTGCGGCAAGATCGATCATCCCAAGGACATCCTGCAGAAACGCATGAGTGTCGAGGACGCCTTGAGCGCCGTGGACGAGTGCGATGCGCCGGTGGTTTCCATTCCCGGTGGCGAGCCGCTGATTCACAAAGACCTGCCGCAGATCGTGCAGGGCATCATCGCGCGCGAGAAGTTCGTCTATCTGTGCACCAACGCAATTCTGTTGCCGAAGCACATCGACGAATACACGCCCTCGCCGTATTTTACCTGGTCGATTCATCTTGACGGTCTGGAGAAGCGCCACGACGCATCGGTTTGCATGGATGGCGTGTTCGACAAGGCGGTGACGGCGATCAAGCTCGCGTTGTCGCGCGGGTTCCGTGTGACGATCAACTGCACGCTGTTCAATAACGAGCCGACGGAGGAGATCGCTGACTTCTTCGATTTCGCGATGTCGCTCGGCATCGAAGGCATCACGGTGTCACCGGGCTACAGCTACCAGCACGCGCCGCGTCAGGACGTGTTCCTGGGGCGCACTGAAAGCAAACAGCTGTTTCGCGACATCTTCAGGCTCGGCAAGGAGCGCAAGAGCAAGTGGGTGTTCAACCAGTCGTCGATGTTCCTCGACTTCATCGCCGGCAACCAGAGTTATCAGTGCACGCCCTGGTCCAATCCCACTTACAACATCTTCGGTTGGCAAAAGCCCTGCTATTTGCTGGTCGACGAGGGTTACGCCAAGACCTACAAGGAGTTGATGGAGGACACCGAATGGGACAAGTACGGGGTCGGCATCAACCCCAAGTGCGATAACTGCATGGCGCACTGTGGCTTCGAAGGTAGTGCGGTCAACGATACCTTTGCGCATCCGCTGCGGGCCGCCCGCGTGGCTACGTTTGGTCCGCGCACCGATGGCGCGATGGCTCCGGACCTGCCGGTAATGTATGGCGAGCGTGCCGATGCTACTGCGGTGCACATCCCGATCAGCGCCATCCAACGCCGTAGCGCCACGCCAGGAGTGGATGCCGGCCACTGA
- the fabV gene encoding enoyl-ACP reductase FabV produces the protein MIINPKVRGFICITAHPVGCERNVLEQIDITKAQGSLGDGPKRVLVIGASTGYGLASRITAAFGYGAATLGVFFEKPSSETKTGTAGWYNSAAFDKLAKQAGLYSKSINGDAFSNETRARAIELIKNEMGGPIDLVVYSLASPVRKLPDTGEVVRSSLKTIGEAFTATSIDTNKDAVVQVSVEPATEQEIKDTVTVMGGEDWSLWIDALSEAGVLAKHAKTVAYSYVGTEITWPIYWHGTLGQAKQHLDNTARQLKQRHAAEGLEAYVGVMKSVVTQASAAIPVIPLYVSMVFRIMKEKGLHEGTIEQINRLFRESLYRKDHQAATTDNEGRLRLDDWELRDDVQQACKAMWPTVTTENLPQLTDYAGYKHDFLRLFGFGREDVNYEEDVSTDRRFDCVEL, from the coding sequence GTGATCATCAATCCCAAGGTGCGTGGCTTTATCTGCATTACGGCTCATCCGGTCGGATGCGAGCGCAATGTGCTTGAACAGATCGACATCACCAAGGCGCAAGGCAGCCTGGGTGACGGTCCCAAGCGCGTGCTGGTGATTGGTGCCTCCACCGGCTACGGTCTGGCCTCGCGCATCACGGCAGCCTTTGGCTATGGCGCGGCGACGCTCGGCGTGTTCTTCGAAAAGCCCAGCAGCGAGACCAAGACCGGCACCGCCGGCTGGTACAACTCCGCCGCGTTCGACAAGCTGGCCAAGCAGGCCGGCCTATATAGCAAGTCGATCAACGGCGATGCGTTTTCCAACGAGACCCGCGCCCGCGCGATCGAGCTGATCAAGAACGAGATGGGCGGCCCGATCGACCTCGTGGTCTACTCGCTGGCCTCGCCGGTCAGAAAGTTGCCGGACACGGGCGAAGTGGTGCGTTCCTCGCTCAAGACCATCGGCGAAGCGTTTACCGCCACTTCGATCGACACCAACAAGGACGCCGTCGTGCAGGTGTCGGTGGAGCCGGCGACCGAACAGGAGATCAAGGACACCGTCACCGTCATGGGTGGCGAGGACTGGTCGCTGTGGATCGACGCTCTGAGCGAGGCTGGCGTGCTGGCCAAGCACGCCAAGACGGTGGCCTACAGCTATGTGGGCACCGAGATCACCTGGCCGATCTATTGGCACGGCACCCTGGGCCAGGCCAAGCAGCATCTGGACAACACGGCGCGTCAGCTGAAGCAGCGGCACGCAGCCGAGGGACTCGAAGCCTACGTCGGTGTGATGAAGTCGGTGGTGACGCAGGCGAGTGCGGCGATCCCGGTGATTCCGCTGTATGTCTCCATGGTATTTCGCATCATGAAAGAGAAGGGCCTGCACGAAGGCACCATCGAGCAGATCAACCGCTTGTTCCGCGAATCCCTGTATCGCAAGGACCACCAGGCGGCGACCACGGACAACGAGGGCCGTCTGCGCCTTGACGACTGGGAACTGCGAGATGACGTGCAGCAGGCATGCAAGGCAATGTGGCCCACCGTGACCACCGAGAACCTCCCGCAGCTCACCGACTACGCCGGCTACAAGCATGACTTCCTGCGCCTGTTCGGCTTCGGTCGCGAAGACGTGAACTACGAGGAAGACGTCAGCACCGATCGTCGCTTCGACTGCGTCGAGCTTTGA
- a CDS encoding flippase-like domain-containing protein: protein MKYLVYLAGLLGLTAAVVLVVHQDWGAIRNAFDHAGWALLWLLPFHAVPLLVDVMGWRALLAPRDPQRRAGVPFLFWVGAVREACNRLLPVANIGGEIVGIRLVKWRGLGGAVVAASVVIEVLLTLVSQYIFAALGILMLIGLTRHIGTLNSVIGGLVASLPLPIVLIYLLRHGQLFSRLEAFVEKTMGGPSRFTELLDGSRLDEEIRAYYREPLRLAVACTWQLAGFILGSFETWFALLLLGYPITVWDAIAIEAVTQSLRHIIFFVPAGLGIQEGGLVLFGNIIGLPADAAIALSLVKRAREVGFGLPMLISWQWAEARRLRLGWRARGAAALPDAHNSKPS, encoded by the coding sequence ATGAAATATCTCGTTTATCTTGCCGGCCTGCTCGGCCTCACTGCCGCCGTCGTGCTGGTTGTGCACCAGGATTGGGGCGCCATCCGCAACGCCTTCGATCATGCGGGCTGGGCGCTGCTCTGGCTGCTGCCCTTCCATGCCGTGCCGCTGCTGGTGGACGTGATGGGCTGGCGCGCCCTGCTGGCGCCACGCGATCCGCAACGACGTGCTGGCGTGCCATTCCTGTTCTGGGTGGGAGCCGTCCGCGAGGCCTGCAATCGCCTCCTGCCGGTAGCCAATATCGGCGGCGAGATCGTCGGTATCCGGCTGGTCAAATGGCGCGGCCTCGGCGGCGCCGTGGTGGCCGCCAGCGTGGTGATCGAAGTGCTGCTGACCCTGGTCAGCCAGTACATCTTCGCGGCGCTGGGCATCCTCATGCTGATTGGCTTGACCAGGCATATCGGCACCTTGAATTCGGTCATTGGCGGCTTGGTCGCCAGCCTGCCCTTACCCATCGTGCTGATTTACCTGCTGCGTCATGGCCAGCTGTTTTCGCGCCTGGAAGCGTTTGTGGAAAAGACCATGGGAGGCCCCTCGCGCTTTACCGAGCTGCTGGACGGCTCGCGCCTCGATGAAGAAATCCGCGCGTATTACCGCGAGCCGCTGCGGCTCGCCGTGGCCTGCACGTGGCAGCTCGCCGGCTTCATCCTGGGCAGCTTCGAGACCTGGTTCGCACTGCTACTGCTGGGCTATCCGATCACCGTATGGGATGCCATCGCGATCGAAGCGGTGACGCAGTCGTTGCGTCACATCATCTTCTTCGTGCCGGCTGGCCTGGGCATACAAGAAGGTGGCCTGGTGTTGTTCGGCAATATCATTGGCCTGCCGGCCGACGCAGCGATCGCACTGTCACTGGTCAAGCGTGCACGCGAAGTCGGCTTCGGCTTGCCCATGCTGATTTCGTGGCAATGGGCCGAAGCCCGTCGCTTGCGGCTCGGCTGGCGCGCGCGTGGCGCCGCCGCGTTGCCTGACGCGCACAACAGCAAGCCGTCATAA
- a CDS encoding DUF2147 domain-containing protein, translating into MSQAKTQIRGEHHHATVIRRRQTALRRWLGCIVMGLLGLLVCSSLAASTGADQPQAGPTPSIVGYWLVESRDAVIQIEQVGDQYEGHIVWQLHDTYGPEDGPELNGKTVTDRKNPDPALRSRPLTGLRLLWGLRYDPDRRTWVDGRVYNADNGKVYHCQIRLLSADKLSLRGYIGVSLLGGNTVWTRMQGPGPPSAKSS; encoded by the coding sequence ATGAGTCAGGCAAAAACGCAAATCCGCGGTGAGCATCATCACGCCACTGTGATCCGGCGCCGGCAAACTGCGCTGCGCCGGTGGCTTGGATGCATCGTGATGGGCTTGCTCGGCCTGCTGGTGTGCAGTTCGCTTGCTGCCAGCACTGGCGCAGATCAGCCGCAAGCGGGTCCGACGCCATCCATCGTGGGCTACTGGCTTGTTGAGAGCCGCGATGCAGTGATCCAGATCGAGCAGGTAGGCGACCAATACGAGGGGCATATCGTCTGGCAGCTGCATGACACTTACGGCCCGGAGGACGGCCCTGAGCTGAATGGGAAAACCGTTACGGACCGCAAGAATCCAGACCCGGCGCTGCGTTCACGACCGTTGACGGGGCTGCGTCTGCTGTGGGGCCTGCGTTATGACCCCGACCGTCGTACCTGGGTAGATGGGCGCGTCTACAACGCCGACAACGGCAAGGTTTACCACTGCCAGATCCGCCTGCTCAGCGCAGACAAGCTGAGCCTGCGCGGGTATATCGGCGTCAGCCTGCTTGGCGGCAATACGGTATGGACGCGCATGCAGGGTCCTGGGCCGCCTTCGGCAAAATCGTCCTAG